In Pseudomonadota bacterium, one genomic interval encodes:
- a CDS encoding 2OG-Fe(II) oxygenase encodes MNRRLTELVRVYDNALPPDFCDQTVRAFDRATGAMQREDGVRQFDELVIDGSPEWAYSNLQLEQAKEQALSRYCAEVPGRYPDERDFEAFRIKRYRAGREDQFREHVDAYDRISGLRYLVCFWYLNDVEEGGETLFTELDLKVRARRGRLIMFPPYWMYAHAGLAPFSGDKYILSTYFLYC; translated from the coding sequence GTGAATCGCCGGCTGACAGAACTGGTGCGGGTTTACGACAACGCGCTTCCGCCGGATTTCTGTGATCAGACCGTGCGCGCCTTCGACCGGGCGACTGGCGCTATGCAGCGCGAAGACGGTGTGCGGCAGTTCGATGAGCTGGTGATCGACGGGAGTCCCGAGTGGGCCTACAGCAATCTGCAGCTGGAGCAGGCCAAGGAGCAAGCGCTGAGCCGGTACTGTGCCGAGGTCCCTGGTCGCTACCCCGACGAGCGCGACTTCGAGGCATTCCGGATCAAGCGCTATCGTGCAGGGCGCGAAGATCAGTTTCGAGAACATGTCGACGCGTACGATCGGATCTCGGGGCTGCGTTACCTCGTCTGTTTCTGGTACCTGAACGACGTGGAAGAGGGCGGTGAAACTCTATTCACGGAGCTGGATCTGAAGGTTCGGGCGCGTCGCGGGCGGCTTATCATGTTTCCGCCTTACTGGATGTACGCGCACGCGGGCCTGGCGCCGTTCAGTGGCGACAAATATATCCTCAGCACCTATTTTCTTTACTGCTGA
- a CDS encoding 2OG-Fe(II) oxygenase, whose protein sequence is MTAIPSNNAAVELAQTRELVSQEAFGSEGFERGVQILSRRAEAGDVDAQLLLGHLCCQFPGLPDAPHRALTLYRAAAERGHPEALMRLTDLAMFGYGHPRDDDAAFRYLSRLAEAGYATALCQLALLHSSGIGCAVDEAAAVTLILRAAAQGETLAFALLAERYLDGRGVARRPDLAWAWLDLACRRHFPASDRRRRQLSLVLTDTDKSAGDDAAQKLMDNIRSLGPAANAIALPESDPGYAQRFAQVVAENFMQLSDGDLSLDPAVRGEGVGPPARASVSAEPVSWEPRVFRVRRFADSQERLFLLAAAAGSLVSTGESTGADGGGEVDPFDGDCAVFAPHLVTPIVRIIQRRWAALLHIHEQHFEPMSVLRYGKGHEYSPHVDYFDSRRMAAHRSVGDLGGQRLITGLVYLVTPDGGGETEYCVAGPRVDGADGDAVFHFNSGVDGLPDALSLHQGRPITEGEKWLSRTAVRENNLYLNQETVL, encoded by the coding sequence ATGACGGCGATACCCTCCAACAACGCAGCCGTGGAGCTTGCGCAAACGCGGGAGCTCGTGTCGCAAGAGGCCTTCGGCAGCGAGGGGTTTGAGCGCGGCGTCCAAATCTTGTCGCGTCGCGCCGAGGCAGGCGACGTGGACGCGCAGCTGCTCCTGGGGCACCTCTGTTGTCAGTTTCCCGGCCTGCCCGACGCACCCCATCGCGCGCTGACCCTTTATCGTGCCGCCGCCGAGCGCGGTCACCCGGAGGCGTTGATGCGGCTGACCGACCTCGCGATGTTTGGGTACGGCCACCCGCGTGATGATGACGCGGCATTTCGCTATCTCAGCCGACTGGCGGAGGCGGGCTATGCCACCGCCTTGTGCCAGCTTGCGCTGCTCCATTCCTCAGGTATCGGGTGCGCGGTGGACGAAGCGGCTGCCGTTACGCTGATTCTGCGAGCCGCGGCCCAGGGGGAAACGCTGGCCTTTGCGCTGCTCGCCGAGCGCTATCTTGACGGTCGAGGTGTCGCGCGGCGCCCCGACCTCGCGTGGGCCTGGCTCGACCTTGCATGCCGGCGTCACTTTCCAGCCAGCGACCGTCGCCGCCGCCAGCTTAGCCTGGTCCTGACCGATACTGACAAGAGCGCCGGGGATGACGCGGCACAAAAGCTGATGGACAACATCCGCAGCCTGGGGCCGGCAGCCAACGCGATCGCGCTGCCGGAGAGTGATCCTGGCTACGCGCAGCGGTTTGCCCAGGTGGTGGCTGAAAACTTTATGCAGCTCTCCGACGGTGATCTTTCGCTGGACCCGGCCGTTCGAGGTGAGGGTGTGGGTCCTCCGGCCCGCGCAAGCGTGTCCGCTGAGCCGGTGAGCTGGGAGCCACGCGTTTTCCGGGTGAGGCGTTTCGCCGATTCCCAGGAACGCCTCTTTCTGCTGGCCGCCGCAGCGGGATCGCTGGTCAGCACGGGGGAATCGACTGGCGCAGACGGCGGTGGCGAGGTGGACCCGTTCGATGGCGACTGTGCCGTTTTTGCCCCCCACTTGGTCACGCCGATCGTGCGTATCATTCAGCGACGGTGGGCAGCGTTGCTGCACATCCATGAACAGCACTTCGAGCCGATGTCCGTCCTGCGCTACGGCAAAGGCCACGAGTACAGCCCGCACGTGGATTACTTTGACTCCCGAAGGATGGCGGCCCACCGCAGCGTCGGCGATCTCGGTGGTCAGCGGCTGATCACCGGGCTGGTGTATCTGGTGACTCCCGACGGCGGCGGCGAAACGGAATACTGCGTTGCGGGTCCGCGGGTGGACGGGGCTGACGGTGACGCGGTGTTTCACTTTAATTCCGGGGTTGACGGTCTACCCGACGCTTTGTCCCTGCACCAGGGGCGTCCGATTACCGAGGGCGAAAAATGGCTGTCCCGGACGGCGGTCAGGGAAAACAACCTCTATCTAAACCAGGAAACCGTGCTGTGA
- a CDS encoding putative 2OG-Fe(II) oxygenase — protein MTADPLAAAERAYRQGDSQAADRLAADSSRPEALQFRAMLAMQAGSLDAASGFLATYLEARPQDANGWHNLALVASQQGSLEKAADAWQQALKLKPDHPPSRAGLDQLLVSRVSALLRQGTPAQALALLDQYAASPSALLLDARAAVQHGLGQGDDAIALSRRAVALEPGNARLRANLAALLCGQTDPQKISEAEGLASELLRQRPDHPGANHCLAVVCRKTGRLADAAQHAARAVQNEPTVEHWLTLGDVLAELEPQRGIAALKQAVAAHPQAAELYRQLGIAQLRAGRPDEALTALDQALSLDPADQRTIAHRAVAMMLTGGGEEAVAWLGQPAYIRQVPLACPSAFANLAAFNKALANDIARHSRMRWEPVGLAARNGGLTDDLTADQTPAIQGFEASLRAAISDMIACRPRAAPFEAAFPGEPFRLNIWATLVHAGGNIDTHIHEDSWLSGAYYVQLPPGTGTEGAIEFGRPHADLPQLPETEPHVIQPREGQLLLFPSYLFHRTLPHRHDTSRISISFDVSPAL, from the coding sequence GTGACGGCTGATCCGCTGGCCGCCGCCGAGCGGGCCTATCGTCAGGGGGACTCCCAGGCGGCTGACCGGCTGGCTGCTGACTCGAGCCGACCCGAGGCCCTGCAGTTCCGAGCGATGCTGGCCATGCAGGCCGGATCGCTCGACGCCGCGTCAGGATTTCTGGCGACCTACCTCGAGGCACGCCCGCAGGACGCCAACGGCTGGCACAATCTCGCCCTGGTGGCCAGTCAGCAGGGTTCTTTGGAAAAAGCGGCTGACGCCTGGCAGCAGGCCCTCAAGCTGAAGCCGGATCACCCACCCTCGCGGGCTGGGCTTGACCAGCTGCTGGTATCGCGGGTAAGCGCGCTGCTGCGACAGGGCACTCCAGCGCAGGCGCTGGCACTGCTGGACCAGTATGCGGCTTCACCTAGCGCGCTGCTGCTTGACGCCCGCGCGGCGGTCCAGCACGGCCTGGGGCAGGGCGACGACGCAATCGCCCTTAGCCGCCGCGCGGTTGCCCTGGAGCCGGGGAACGCTCGATTGCGTGCCAACCTGGCGGCTTTGCTGTGTGGGCAGACCGATCCGCAAAAGATTTCCGAGGCTGAAGGCCTTGCGTCCGAGCTGCTCCGGCAGCGTCCGGATCACCCAGGGGCAAACCACTGCCTGGCGGTCGTTTGTCGAAAGACCGGTCGGCTAGCGGACGCGGCGCAGCATGCCGCTCGCGCGGTGCAAAACGAGCCGACGGTCGAACACTGGCTCACGCTGGGGGACGTATTGGCGGAGCTCGAACCCCAGCGGGGTATCGCGGCCCTGAAGCAGGCCGTTGCCGCCCACCCACAGGCAGCCGAGCTCTACCGTCAGCTCGGGATCGCGCAGCTGCGGGCAGGCCGGCCGGACGAGGCGCTCACCGCGCTCGATCAGGCTCTGTCGCTGGATCCCGCCGACCAGCGAACCATCGCACACCGTGCGGTGGCCATGATGCTGACTGGAGGCGGTGAGGAAGCGGTCGCCTGGCTGGGGCAGCCAGCCTACATTCGGCAGGTTCCACTGGCGTGCCCGTCGGCGTTTGCGAATCTTGCGGCGTTCAACAAAGCGCTTGCCAACGACATTGCCCGGCACTCGAGAATGCGGTGGGAGCCGGTGGGGCTAGCGGCTCGCAATGGAGGCCTCACCGATGACCTGACCGCTGACCAGACGCCGGCGATTCAGGGGTTTGAAGCCAGTCTCAGAGCTGCGATCAGCGACATGATCGCGTGCCGACCCCGGGCTGCGCCGTTTGAGGCGGCGTTTCCCGGTGAGCCTTTTCGGCTCAACATCTGGGCGACGCTCGTCCACGCCGGCGGCAACATCGATACCCACATTCACGAGGACTCATGGCTGTCGGGCGCTTACTACGTGCAGCTGCCGCCTGGCACCGGCACCGAGGGTGCCATCGAATTCGGGCGCCCGCACGCAGATCTGCCGCAGCTCCCGGAGACCGAACCTCATGTGATCCAACCACGGGAAGGGCAGCTGCTGCTGTTTCCGAGCTACCTGTTCCACCGAACGTTGCCACATCGGCACGACACGTCGCGCATCAGCATTTCTTTCGACGTCTCGCCAGCCTTATAG
- a CDS encoding 2OG-Fe(II) oxygenase family protein, with product MSVIPDNPDTQEKAARELSQQGYTRLPGFLEPEFAERLRRCLLDEVPWTLACRTEEGSQTIPNDRYTSMGEYAAETLYSSIQAAASTDFGFAYESYMMVPAYLEKRDPGLLLHQLLEFLNHPQTLARLAAVTGDSTVARLDAQATCYRSGHFLRYHNDLAEGESRRFAFVLNLSQNWQADWGGLLQILDGRHEVVATLMPAYNSLTLFRVPLEHCVSMVTPFATEPRLAITGWLRQ from the coding sequence TTGAGCGTTATTCCAGACAATCCCGACACCCAAGAAAAGGCGGCTCGCGAGCTCAGCCAACAGGGATATACGCGCTTGCCGGGATTCCTGGAACCCGAATTTGCTGAGCGGCTGCGCCGCTGCCTGCTGGACGAGGTCCCCTGGACCCTGGCCTGCCGCACGGAGGAGGGCTCTCAGACGATCCCCAACGATCGCTACACCTCGATGGGTGAGTATGCCGCTGAGACGCTTTATTCGTCGATTCAGGCGGCTGCGAGCACCGATTTTGGCTTCGCCTACGAGTCCTACATGATGGTCCCGGCTTATCTGGAAAAGCGCGACCCCGGACTGCTGCTGCACCAGCTGCTCGAATTCCTTAATCATCCGCAAACGCTAGCCCGGCTGGCCGCAGTAACCGGTGACAGCACGGTCGCTCGACTCGACGCCCAGGCGACCTGCTACCGGTCGGGCCACTTTCTTCGCTACCACAATGATCTGGCTGAGGGAGAGTCCCGCCGTTTTGCCTTTGTGCTCAACCTCAGCCAGAACTGGCAGGCCGACTGGGGTGGACTACTGCAGATTCTCGATGGACGTCACGAGGTTGTGGCGACGCTGATGCCGGCTTACAACAGCCTGACGTTGTTCCGCGTACCTTTGGAGCACTGCGTGTCGATGGTCACGCCGTTTGCGACTGAACCCCGGCTGGCGATTACCGGCTGGCTCCGGCAGTGA